Proteins co-encoded in one Diaminobutyricimonas sp. LJ205 genomic window:
- a CDS encoding ComF family protein: MTRTTCQRRRMHPILKDALLDAAALLFPVRCAGCGADDRSVCDDCTAALAPAVTARMLDDGTPVTTALLYDGVARQLILAFKEQGRTDAAAPLVAALAAALSSVAAPGVEVAPVPTTRAAYRRRGFDPVGLLLRRAGLRPRRILARPRPGARQKTLTIDERATNRHGSMRAKTALAGRRFLVVDDVFTTGATLGEASRAIRAAGGEVVGAVAVAYTVRRSAGPSELSRSGR; this comes from the coding sequence ATGACGCGCACGACGTGCCAGCGTCGGCGGATGCATCCGATCCTGAAGGACGCCCTGCTCGACGCGGCCGCGTTGCTGTTCCCGGTGCGCTGCGCCGGCTGCGGCGCGGACGACCGCAGCGTCTGCGACGACTGCACCGCCGCGCTCGCTCCCGCGGTCACCGCGCGGATGCTCGACGACGGCACCCCGGTGACCACGGCTCTGCTCTACGACGGAGTCGCGCGTCAGCTGATCCTCGCGTTCAAGGAACAGGGCAGGACGGATGCCGCCGCCCCACTGGTCGCGGCGCTCGCCGCCGCCCTGTCCTCAGTCGCTGCTCCCGGGGTGGAAGTTGCCCCGGTGCCCACCACCCGTGCGGCCTACCGGCGCCGCGGCTTCGACCCGGTCGGGCTGCTGCTTCGGCGGGCGGGACTGCGACCTCGCCGCATCCTGGCTCGACCCCGCCCGGGCGCCAGGCAGAAGACCCTGACGATCGACGAGCGTGCCACCAACCGGCACGGCTCGATGCGCGCGAAGACGGCGCTGGCCGGGCGGCGTTTCCTGGTGGTCGATGACGTGTTCACCACCGGCGCGACCCTCGGCGAGGCATCGCGGGCGATCCGTGCGGCCGGGGGAGAGGTTGTCGGAGCCGTAGCCGTCGCCTACACAGTGCGACGGTCCGCCGGACCCAGCGAACTCTCAAGATCGGGCCGGTGA
- the hpf gene encoding ribosome hibernation-promoting factor, HPF/YfiA family, with the protein MDTTITARNLDITDRFRDYATEKAEKVSHLAPKAIAFEIKLSRQSEPRGSTPEDRVELMLIGPGPLVRAESAASDKYAAFDMAFAKLLERVRQAKDRRKVHRGLHRPTSLSEAATSPASFGNTDLVPADADLIAKVATGEVPIQNAETAEEGEYSPVVIREKVFPAARMSTDDAVDHMELVGHDFFLFIDSENDRPSVVYRRKGWDYGVISLSTDESVSEGVSGSRAYRR; encoded by the coding sequence ATGGACACGACTATTACCGCCCGCAATCTGGACATCACCGATCGGTTCCGTGATTACGCCACGGAGAAGGCGGAAAAGGTGTCCCATCTCGCTCCCAAGGCCATCGCGTTTGAGATCAAGCTCTCCCGTCAGAGCGAGCCGCGTGGCTCCACCCCAGAGGACCGGGTCGAGCTCATGCTGATCGGGCCGGGACCGCTCGTGCGGGCTGAGTCCGCGGCATCCGATAAATACGCAGCCTTCGACATGGCCTTCGCCAAACTGCTGGAACGCGTGCGTCAGGCCAAGGATCGGCGCAAGGTGCACCGTGGCCTGCACCGGCCCACCTCGCTCAGCGAGGCTGCGACCTCCCCTGCCTCGTTCGGCAACACCGACCTCGTCCCGGCAGATGCCGACCTGATCGCCAAGGTCGCTACCGGCGAGGTGCCTATCCAGAACGCCGAGACCGCCGAGGAAGGTGAGTACTCGCCGGTTGTGATCCGCGAGAAGGTGTTCCCCGCCGCTCGGATGTCGACCGACGACGCCGTGGACCATATGGAACTCGTCGGACACGACTTCTTCCTGTTCATTGACAGCGAAAACGACCGGCCAAGTGTCGTGTATCGACGCAAGGGCTGGGATTACGGGGTTATCAGCCTTTCGACCGACGAAAGCGTCTCGGAGGGTGTGAGCGGCAGCCGCGCGTACAGGCGCTAG
- the secA gene encoding preprotein translocase subunit SecA, with protein MANVLEKVLRVGEGRLLRRLKAYAEAINQLEDDFTSLTDEELRNETVELRERYSNGESLDDLLPEAFAAVREASKRTLGLRHFDVQLMGGAALHLGNIAEMKTGEGKTLVATTAAYLNAIAARGVHVITVNDYLATYQSELMGRVFRALGMTTGCIVAGQTPEVRRQQYACDITYGTNNEFGFDYLRDNMAWQASDMVQRGHFFAVVDEVDSILIDEARTPLIISGPASGEANRWFTEFANLAKRLVQGEDYEVDEKKRTVGVLEPGIEKVEDYLGIDNLYESANTPLISFLNNSIKAKALFKRDKDYVVMNGEVLIVDEHTGRILVGRRYNEGIHQAIEAKEGVAVKAENQTLATVTLQNYFRLYQKLSGMTGTAETEAAEFMATYKLGVVAIPTNRPMLRKDQPDLVYKNEESKFGQVVEDIVGRHAKGQPVLVGTTSVEKSELLSRMLAKRGVKHEVLNAKNHAREAAIIAQAGRLGAVTVATNMAGRGTDIMLGGNAEFLAVAQMNAKGLNPNDTPDEYEAEWDVVFEAVKAEVSTEAAKVIEAGGLYVLGTERHESRRIDNQLRGRSGRQGDPGESRFYLSLQDDLMRLFNSGAAEALMGRNNVPDDLAIESKVVSRAIRSAQAQVEARNAEIRKNVLKYDDVLNRQREAIYSDRRHILEGDDLHERAQQFLEGVIGEVIDGHTSEGHSDDWDFESLWTDLKQLYPISITIDEVLTEAGAQGKITPAFLKKEILSDAKLAYQRREESLGSPAMRELERRVVLSVIDRRWRDHLYEMDYLKDGIGLRAMAQRDPLVEYQREGYAMFQNMMGQIREESVGFLFNLEVEVTGGTGTAQVAAKGLGGSQAPAERLSYSAPSADNAGEVEVRNQRGQLERAETQRAQQAAAMLRRAAGQPQGAPAQQTAQQTRPAQGAQPAQRGAFGQTKTEEHDHDHAPVNRAQRRAQEKKKR; from the coding sequence TTGGCAAACGTTCTAGAAAAGGTCCTCCGTGTCGGTGAAGGGCGCCTGCTCCGACGGCTGAAGGCCTACGCGGAAGCCATCAACCAGCTCGAAGACGACTTCACCAGCCTCACCGACGAGGAACTGCGGAACGAAACCGTCGAGCTGCGCGAGCGTTACTCGAACGGCGAATCGCTCGACGACCTGCTGCCGGAGGCGTTCGCCGCGGTGCGGGAGGCATCCAAGCGCACCCTCGGCCTGCGCCACTTCGACGTGCAGCTGATGGGTGGCGCAGCGCTTCACCTCGGCAACATCGCCGAGATGAAGACCGGTGAGGGCAAGACCCTCGTCGCGACTACGGCCGCGTACCTCAACGCGATCGCCGCGCGCGGCGTGCACGTCATCACGGTCAACGATTACCTGGCCACTTACCAGTCCGAGCTGATGGGCCGCGTCTTCCGCGCGCTCGGGATGACCACCGGATGCATCGTGGCTGGACAGACCCCGGAGGTGCGTCGGCAGCAGTACGCCTGCGACATCACCTACGGCACCAACAACGAGTTCGGCTTCGACTACCTGCGCGACAACATGGCCTGGCAGGCCAGCGACATGGTGCAGCGCGGCCACTTCTTCGCCGTCGTCGACGAGGTCGACTCCATCCTCATCGACGAGGCCCGCACCCCGCTGATCATCTCGGGTCCGGCATCCGGCGAAGCCAACCGCTGGTTCACCGAGTTCGCGAACCTCGCGAAGCGCCTGGTGCAGGGCGAGGACTACGAAGTCGACGAGAAGAAGCGCACCGTCGGTGTGCTGGAGCCCGGCATCGAGAAGGTCGAGGACTACCTCGGCATCGACAACCTGTACGAGTCGGCGAATACCCCGTTGATCTCGTTCCTGAACAACTCGATCAAGGCCAAGGCCCTGTTCAAGCGCGACAAGGACTACGTCGTGATGAACGGCGAGGTGCTGATCGTCGACGAGCACACCGGCCGCATCCTCGTCGGACGCCGTTACAACGAGGGCATCCACCAGGCGATCGAGGCCAAGGAGGGCGTCGCCGTCAAGGCCGAGAACCAGACCCTGGCGACGGTCACCCTGCAGAACTACTTCCGCCTGTACCAGAAGCTGTCGGGCATGACCGGTACCGCCGAGACCGAGGCGGCCGAGTTCATGGCCACCTACAAGCTCGGTGTAGTCGCGATCCCGACGAACCGCCCGATGCTGCGCAAGGACCAGCCCGACCTCGTCTACAAGAACGAGGAATCGAAGTTCGGCCAGGTGGTCGAGGACATCGTCGGACGCCATGCCAAGGGCCAGCCGGTTCTCGTCGGCACCACCAGCGTCGAGAAGAGCGAACTGCTGTCGCGGATGCTCGCCAAGCGCGGCGTCAAGCACGAGGTGCTGAACGCGAAGAACCACGCGCGTGAGGCGGCCATCATCGCCCAGGCCGGACGGCTCGGCGCGGTCACCGTCGCCACGAACATGGCCGGCCGTGGTACCGACATCATGCTCGGTGGCAACGCCGAGTTCCTCGCGGTGGCGCAGATGAACGCCAAGGGTCTGAACCCGAACGACACCCCAGACGAGTACGAGGCCGAATGGGACGTCGTGTTCGAGGCAGTCAAGGCCGAGGTGTCGACCGAGGCGGCGAAGGTCATCGAAGCCGGCGGACTGTACGTGCTGGGCACCGAGCGGCACGAGTCGCGGCGTATCGACAACCAGCTCCGTGGACGCTCCGGCCGCCAGGGCGACCCGGGCGAGAGCCGGTTCTACCTGTCGCTGCAGGACGATCTAATGCGGCTGTTCAACTCCGGTGCCGCCGAGGCGCTGATGGGTCGGAACAACGTTCCGGATGACCTGGCCATTGAGTCGAAGGTCGTCAGCCGCGCCATCCGCAGCGCCCAGGCACAGGTCGAGGCGCGCAACGCCGAGATCCGCAAGAACGTGCTCAAGTACGACGACGTGCTGAACCGTCAGCGCGAAGCGATCTACAGCGACCGCCGCCACATCCTCGAGGGCGACGACCTGCACGAGCGCGCGCAGCAGTTCCTCGAGGGCGTCATCGGTGAGGTCATCGACGGACACACCTCCGAGGGGCACAGCGACGACTGGGACTTCGAGTCGCTGTGGACGGACCTGAAGCAGCTGTACCCGATCTCGATCACGATCGACGAGGTGCTCACCGAAGCGGGTGCTCAGGGCAAGATCACGCCGGCGTTCCTGAAGAAGGAGATCCTGTCGGACGCGAAGCTCGCGTACCAGCGCCGCGAAGAGTCACTCGGCTCGCCGGCGATGCGCGAGCTGGAGCGCCGCGTCGTGCTCAGCGTGATCGACCGTCGCTGGCGCGATCACCTCTACGAGATGGACTACCTCAAGGACGGCATCGGCCTGCGTGCGATGGCACAGCGCGACCCGCTGGTCGAGTACCAGCGCGAGGGTTACGCGATGTTCCAGAACATGATGGGGCAGATCCGCGAGGAGTCGGTCGGCTTCCTGTTCAACCTCGAGGTCGAGGTCACCGGTGGCACCGGAACCGCGCAGGTCGCGGCGAAGGGCCTCGGCGGCAGCCAGGCTCCGGCCGAGCGGCTCAGCTACTCGGCGCCGAGCGCGGACAACGCCGGCGAGGTCGAGGTGCGCAACCAGCGTGGCCAACTCGAGCGGGCGGAGACCCAGCGCGCCCAGCAGGCAGCCGCCATGCTGCGTCGGGCCGCCGGTCAGCCGCAGGGAGCGCCTGCCCAGCAGACCGCTCAGCAGACTCGTCCGGCGCAGGGCGCTCAGCCCGCGCAGCGCGGTGCCTTCGGTCAGACGAAGACCGAGGAGCACGACCACGACCACGCTCCGGTGAACCGGGCCCAGCGTCGCGCGCAGGAAAAGAAGAAGCGCTAG
- a CDS encoding Rv3235 family protein, with translation MNRATQADAGASEPASAAPPPARIARPTLDDEFGQQPTSEDLLPNPEPLVSNLTRCVIEILAGARELEQISRWVSSDVHKHLLKRVLISARARQARGQPVMRPSFHVGTPIITRPADGVVEAVVIVNGRARTRAVAIRLEGFDKRWRATAIHVL, from the coding sequence ATGAATCGCGCCACCCAGGCGGATGCCGGGGCATCCGAACCCGCGAGCGCAGCCCCGCCGCCGGCAAGAATCGCCCGACCTACGCTCGACGATGAGTTCGGTCAGCAACCCACCAGTGAGGATCTGCTGCCCAACCCGGAGCCGCTCGTGTCGAACCTCACGCGCTGTGTCATCGAGATCCTCGCCGGGGCACGGGAGTTGGAGCAGATCAGCCGTTGGGTGAGTTCCGACGTTCACAAGCACCTGCTGAAACGCGTGCTGATCTCCGCGCGGGCACGTCAGGCTCGCGGTCAGCCGGTTATGCGGCCGTCATTTCACGTTGGCACACCGATCATCACCCGGCCGGCCGACGGCGTCGTCGAAGCGGTGGTCATCGTCAACGGACGGGCGCGAACGCGAGCGGTCGCGATCCGGTTGGAGGGGTTCGACAAGCGCTGGCGGGCCACCGCGATTCACGTCCTCTGA
- a CDS encoding LysR family transcriptional regulator, whose product MPLLALLEERSVTRAASKVGLSQPAMSHALRRMRQLLGDELIVRQGSKMTLTPHAIELLAPLRRTLRDTARIVSPFSFDPAVDRRTISVAMTTSTAFVIGSHLARVLAERAPNTQLRLITTTLASNALFTEEGVDVVLLAEAFASPHPRERLFDDRWVMIASRDAAQGATATEMLTDLPHVVYEAASRLTRPYDVLDEQGLPYTVRSRVSDNLLIPHLVARSGGVAIVGWGVAVAFGNAIDVHIEEFPFELPTLGIDMIWNPWLGDDEFTDWLRGILSEAAASVFPNRTT is encoded by the coding sequence GTGCCATTGTTGGCACTACTCGAAGAGCGCTCGGTGACCAGGGCAGCCAGCAAAGTCGGCCTTTCGCAGCCGGCAATGAGTCATGCCCTCCGCCGGATGCGGCAGCTGCTCGGTGACGAGCTCATCGTGCGACAGGGAAGCAAGATGACGCTCACCCCGCACGCCATCGAACTTCTCGCACCGCTGCGCCGAACCCTGCGCGACACGGCCCGCATCGTCAGCCCATTTTCATTCGACCCGGCGGTCGACCGCCGCACCATCAGCGTGGCGATGACCACCAGCACGGCCTTCGTGATCGGCAGTCACCTGGCGCGGGTGCTCGCCGAGCGCGCGCCGAACACACAGTTGCGGCTGATCACGACGACCTTGGCGTCGAACGCGTTGTTCACCGAGGAAGGCGTCGACGTCGTCCTGCTCGCCGAGGCCTTCGCCTCCCCGCATCCACGGGAGCGCCTGTTCGATGACCGCTGGGTGATGATCGCTTCGAGGGATGCCGCCCAGGGCGCGACCGCGACCGAGATGCTGACCGACCTCCCGCACGTCGTCTACGAGGCTGCCTCCCGCCTCACCCGCCCCTATGACGTGCTCGACGAACAGGGGCTGCCATATACGGTGCGATCCCGGGTTTCGGACAACCTGCTCATCCCGCATCTGGTTGCCCGGTCCGGCGGCGTGGCAATCGTGGGCTGGGGCGTCGCCGTGGCGTTTGGAAACGCCATCGACGTACACATCGAGGAGTTCCCGTTCGAGCTGCCCACGCTGGGCATCGACATGATCTGGAACCCATGGTTGGGTGACGACGAGTTCACCGACTGGCTGCGGGGCATCCTGTCCGAAGCCGCCGCGTCGGTATTTCCGAATCGGACGACATAA
- a CDS encoding HtaA domain-containing protein, with protein sequence MATTPGLTWAVKDSFVSYIERLDDGAIETVDPASRGDAGFEFPLDQAKPADDTNHGSLQFLGGILFSGHWGALQVQLREPAIELSGETGTLWVREHGSSDPAKRLPFADLTVRQRQIDADGSTVVEAAALLTGHGRLILGAQYNAGEPLSDVRITLPPRDA encoded by the coding sequence ATGGCGACGACGCCAGGGCTGACATGGGCCGTGAAAGACAGCTTTGTTTCCTACATCGAGCGTCTCGATGACGGCGCCATCGAGACAGTCGACCCGGCATCGCGCGGTGACGCCGGTTTCGAGTTCCCGTTGGATCAGGCAAAGCCAGCCGACGACACCAACCACGGTTCGTTGCAATTTCTCGGCGGCATCCTGTTCAGCGGGCACTGGGGCGCGCTGCAGGTACAACTGCGCGAACCCGCCATCGAGCTCTCCGGCGAGACCGGCACGCTCTGGGTCCGCGAGCACGGCAGCAGCGACCCCGCGAAACGGCTGCCATTCGCCGACCTGACTGTGCGGCAGCGCCAGATCGATGCCGACGGCTCAACGGTCGTCGAGGCCGCGGCTCTGCTCACCGGCCACGGACGACTCATCCTCGGTGCCCAGTACAACGCCGGCGAACCGCTCAGCGACGTTCGGATCACACTTCCTCCCCGCGATGCATAA
- a CDS encoding ferredoxin, which yields MKIILDRPRCEAHGLCEEVAPQLMHLDDDAELVIDIEDVDGEQLEAARAAVRVCPVAALRLG from the coding sequence ATGAAGATCATCCTTGACCGTCCCCGCTGTGAGGCCCACGGCCTCTGCGAAGAGGTCGCGCCGCAGCTCATGCACCTGGACGATGACGCCGAACTCGTCATCGACATCGAGGACGTCGACGGCGAGCAGCTGGAGGCGGCCAGAGCCGCCGTGCGCGTCTGCCCTGTCGCCGCCCTCCGGCTCGGCTGA
- a CDS encoding NAD(P)/FAD-dependent oxidoreductase: protein MSRFARIVVVGNGIAGLTAGDSLRAAGFDGELTIIGDERHMPYSRPALSKAALLDSDEMTSHQLPAPSNEASELLGVSAASLDVDRKRVILDDGADVPYDAVIIATGSRARRLGGDDSRELTLRGLDDALTLRSRLADKPSVVVIGGGPLGMEIASGCLAVGCEVTLVANGRPLVNQLGEYLSDFFVKTALDHGLRLASSHAVGVDSSVEQPRVVLADGSVLEAGLVISAVGDLPNTEWLTSSGLLVNGRLEVDGRGRLHPDIVAVGDVAVFPTRRGLRRIPLWTSAIEQSKAAARALIDPDAPDLQFEPYFWTEQFGLNLKASGFLPLVGEPEVIEGDLDAASALMRWTHEDGTGTGTGVALNYRIPIPKLRRLSAAPAVA, encoded by the coding sequence ATGTCGCGTTTCGCCCGCATCGTCGTGGTCGGGAACGGAATTGCTGGGCTCACCGCCGGCGACTCGCTGCGCGCCGCCGGGTTCGACGGCGAACTGACCATCATCGGCGACGAGCGTCACATGCCGTACAGTCGTCCCGCGCTGTCGAAAGCGGCGTTGCTGGACAGCGACGAGATGACGTCGCACCAGCTGCCCGCGCCGAGCAATGAGGCCAGCGAGCTGCTCGGAGTCAGCGCGGCGAGCCTTGACGTGGACCGCAAGCGGGTCATCCTCGATGACGGAGCGGATGTCCCCTACGACGCTGTGATCATCGCGACCGGCTCGCGAGCCCGCCGACTCGGCGGCGACGACAGCCGGGAGCTCACGCTGCGCGGACTCGACGATGCGCTGACGTTGCGTAGCCGGCTCGCGGACAAGCCATCGGTCGTCGTGATCGGCGGCGGCCCGCTTGGCATGGAGATCGCATCCGGATGCCTCGCCGTTGGATGCGAGGTCACCCTCGTCGCCAACGGCCGGCCGTTGGTCAATCAATTGGGCGAGTACCTCTCTGACTTCTTCGTGAAGACGGCCTTGGATCACGGGCTGAGGTTGGCCTCATCGCACGCCGTCGGAGTCGACAGCAGCGTTGAGCAGCCCCGCGTGGTGCTCGCCGACGGCTCTGTGCTGGAAGCCGGCCTGGTGATCAGCGCTGTCGGCGACCTGCCGAACACCGAATGGCTGACGTCGAGCGGGCTGCTGGTGAACGGCAGGCTCGAGGTCGACGGTCGCGGACGGTTGCACCCGGACATCGTGGCCGTGGGTGATGTTGCGGTGTTCCCCACCCGGCGCGGGCTTCGACGCATCCCGCTCTGGACCAGCGCGATCGAGCAGAGCAAGGCTGCCGCGCGGGCCCTGATTGACCCGGATGCCCCGGACCTGCAGTTCGAGCCGTATTTCTGGACCGAGCAGTTCGGCCTCAACCTCAAGGCGAGCGGGTTCCTGCCGCTGGTCGGGGAACCTGAGGTGATCGAGGGCGACTTGGATGCCGCATCCGCCCTGATGCGCTGGACCCATGAGGACGGCACCGGCACCGGCACCGGTGTGGCGCTGAACTACCGCATCCCGATCCCCAAGTTGCGGCGCCTGAGCGCGGCCCCCGCGGTCGCCTGA
- a CDS encoding cytochrome P450: MTVEAPVTSDIDLWSDENLANPYPTFAELREQAAVVHLENSGVWALTRYDAIRDALANWEAFSSNAVAFNDAMNGALQGTTLATDPPAHPALRAALTENLSPRALRGLKDSIDEKADRIVTDLLERDGFDAVDDIARALPLQVVADLIGVQGEVRDKTLAWGEAAFNVLGPMNERTGQNFPIAGELFEWATVLKAEDLAAGSMGRAIFDAAERGDIPTDSPGHIVHQYVAAGMDTTIAAIGNAIHQLATHPDQWELLREAPSLIPSAFNEVLRYEALMIAQGRLVKEETEVDGTTIPAGSHVAVLFGSGNHDPRHYEDPDAFLIKRNPVDHLSFGYGVHACAGQGLARLEAFAVLSSLVKRVRRISVGEPVRKINNSSLGLDKLPVLEFVAA, from the coding sequence TTGACCGTAGAAGCCCCCGTAACATCCGACATTGATCTCTGGTCGGATGAGAATCTGGCGAACCCGTACCCGACCTTCGCTGAACTGCGAGAACAGGCCGCCGTCGTCCACCTCGAGAACAGCGGCGTCTGGGCGCTCACGCGCTACGACGCCATCCGCGACGCGCTGGCGAACTGGGAGGCGTTCTCATCGAACGCCGTCGCGTTCAATGACGCGATGAACGGCGCACTCCAGGGAACCACCCTGGCCACCGATCCACCTGCCCACCCGGCCCTGCGAGCTGCCCTCACCGAGAACCTCTCGCCACGCGCCCTCCGTGGCCTAAAGGACAGCATCGACGAGAAGGCCGACCGGATCGTCACGGACCTCCTCGAGCGCGACGGTTTCGACGCTGTCGACGACATCGCGCGGGCGCTCCCGCTCCAGGTAGTCGCCGACCTCATCGGTGTCCAGGGCGAGGTGCGCGACAAGACGCTCGCGTGGGGTGAAGCGGCGTTCAACGTGCTCGGCCCCATGAACGAGCGGACCGGACAGAACTTCCCGATCGCCGGAGAGCTATTCGAGTGGGCGACCGTGCTGAAGGCCGAGGACCTTGCTGCCGGCAGCATGGGCCGCGCCATCTTCGACGCCGCGGAACGTGGAGATATCCCGACCGACAGCCCCGGCCACATCGTGCACCAGTACGTCGCCGCAGGCATGGACACCACGATCGCCGCGATCGGCAACGCCATCCACCAGCTCGCCACCCACCCTGACCAGTGGGAGCTCCTCCGCGAGGCCCCGTCGCTGATCCCGTCTGCATTCAACGAGGTGCTTCGCTACGAAGCACTCATGATCGCGCAGGGTCGACTCGTCAAGGAGGAGACCGAGGTCGACGGTACGACGATTCCTGCCGGCTCGCACGTTGCGGTTCTGTTCGGCTCCGGGAACCACGACCCGCGCCACTACGAGGACCCGGATGCGTTCCTGATCAAGCGGAACCCCGTTGACCACCTCTCCTTCGGCTACGGCGTGCACGCCTGCGCCGGGCAGGGTCTGGCCCGGCTCGAGGCGTTCGCGGTGCTCAGCTCGCTGGTCAAGCGCGTGCGGCGGATCAGCGTCGGCGAGCCGGTGCGCAAGATCAACAACTCCAGCCTCGGCCTCGACAAGCTGCCTGTGCTCGAGTTCGTGGCCGCCTAG
- a CDS encoding septum formation family protein produces MFRNLGVVGVIAGALVLAGCAGTPSSEAPSPGATVPTPQHSYEVRPIATPEADLQVGDCLDADRVVVSCDEEHISEVHLVLTLPDPIGTPYPELTDLHTRVNAADEAAMIAYFGGMPTASYSSEGPGLSEDEWNEGDRLVIRSFAFIKDTNGERIPVTGSLRGTFGEQSSQ; encoded by the coding sequence ATGTTTCGGAATCTCGGTGTTGTCGGCGTGATTGCGGGGGCGCTCGTCTTAGCAGGGTGCGCGGGGACTCCGAGTAGTGAAGCCCCGAGCCCGGGTGCAACTGTTCCGACCCCGCAGCACTCGTACGAGGTACGTCCGATCGCCACACCGGAGGCCGACCTCCAGGTCGGGGACTGTCTGGATGCCGACCGCGTAGTCGTTTCGTGTGATGAGGAGCATATATCCGAGGTGCACCTGGTGCTCACCTTGCCGGACCCTATCGGAACTCCGTATCCCGAGCTAACCGATCTTCACACCAGGGTGAATGCGGCGGACGAGGCAGCCATGATTGCCTACTTCGGAGGCATGCCAACAGCGTCCTACAGTTCGGAAGGTCCGGGGCTCTCCGAGGATGAATGGAACGAGGGCGACCGTCTGGTGATCAGGTCGTTCGCATTCATCAAGGACACAAACGGGGAGCGGATCCCCGTGACGGGGTCGCTGCGCGGGACGTTTGGGGAGCAGTCAAGCCAGTAA
- a CDS encoding DUF1905 domain-containing protein yields MNAGTAPAPLDHTFTAPIGVDVKGEVWSCVEMPDSAAFFGTGKAVKVTATVDNQPVTTSFMPTGRGGHMLSISAKLRKLLKKDVGDEVTVHLMERLS; encoded by the coding sequence ATGAATGCCGGAACGGCGCCGGCGCCCCTCGATCACACATTCACCGCCCCCATCGGCGTCGATGTCAAGGGCGAAGTATGGTCGTGCGTCGAAATGCCTGACTCCGCCGCCTTCTTCGGAACAGGCAAAGCCGTCAAGGTCACGGCGACGGTCGATAACCAACCCGTGACCACGTCGTTCATGCCTACTGGCCGTGGTGGTCATATGCTCTCGATCAGCGCCAAGCTTCGAAAGCTCCTTAAGAAGGATGTCGGTGACGAAGTCACTGTCCACCTGATGGAGCGCCTGAGCTGA
- a CDS encoding DUF1905 domain-containing protein, with translation MASQFGSITVQPIDVTFTAQIIADSNSGWLCVQMPDSAEFFGTGRSVKVSGTVDGHDYATTMLPVGGGTHMLALRAAFRNVLGKGLGDEVTVRLMSRSA, from the coding sequence ATGGCATCACAATTCGGTTCCATCACCGTCCAACCGATTGACGTCACCTTCACCGCGCAGATCATCGCCGATTCGAACAGCGGCTGGCTCTGCGTGCAGATGCCGGACTCCGCCGAGTTCTTCGGCACGGGTAGGTCCGTGAAAGTCTCCGGCACGGTCGACGGCCACGATTACGCAACGACCATGCTGCCCGTCGGAGGAGGCACGCACATGCTCGCGCTCCGTGCGGCATTCCGGAATGTCCTTGGCAAGGGGCTCGGCGACGAGGTAACTGTGCGTCTAATGAGCAGGTCGGCATGA
- a CDS encoding helix-turn-helix domain-containing protein — MDEIAGASPLGRFLSVADTAELLNVTVEEAFALVRSGELPAIRVGSNGPWRIERSVLEAFIESQYEEARRMSLFNQAEFADLPELFERQTRTTSN; from the coding sequence ATGGATGAGATCGCGGGCGCTTCGCCGCTCGGCCGGTTCCTGAGCGTCGCCGACACTGCCGAATTGCTCAACGTCACAGTGGAGGAGGCGTTCGCGTTGGTGCGCTCCGGCGAACTGCCGGCGATCCGCGTCGGTTCGAACGGTCCCTGGCGGATCGAGCGCAGCGTGCTCGAGGCGTTCATCGAATCGCAGTACGAGGAGGCACGTCGGATGAGCCTGTTCAACCAGGCAGAGTTCGCCGACCTGCCCGAATTGTTCGAACGTCAGACGCGCACCACCAGCAACTGA